The following coding sequences lie in one Arachis hypogaea cultivar Tifrunner chromosome 9, arahy.Tifrunner.gnm2.J5K5, whole genome shotgun sequence genomic window:
- the LOC114924428 gene encoding uncharacterized protein gives MVVTDERHMTTNLVECINSVLKGAHNLPITALVKVTFYRLKELFTRKRAEAEAWINAGHNEVFEVHEMPSGMEYAVNLCRYRCDCGEFQVDRIPCRHVFACYANQRLDWQVYVHDVYKMDQVQCVYRARFKPLRNPTTWPAYNGHRFVPNPFLRHVTKGCPRMTRFLNEMDTRMLRGPRQCRQCGAEGHIRSRCRQSRGAIAGNNAQ, from the exons ATGGTGGTTACTGATGAACGTCACATGACCACGAACTTAGTGGAATGCATCAACTCAGTCTTAAAGGGTGCACACAATCTCCCTATCACTGCACTTGTGAAAGTAACATTTTACAGGCTTAAAGAATTGTTCACACGAAAAAGAGCCGAGGCGGAGGCTTGGATTAATGCTGGACAT AATGAGGTCTTTGAAGTGCATGAGATGCCAAGTGGGATGGAGTATGCCGTCAACCTCTGTCGATACCGATGTGACTGTGGTGAGTTTCAGGTAGACCGAATTCCTTGTCGACATGTGTTTGCATGTTATGCGAATCAACGGCTAGATTGGCAAGTATATGTACATGATGTTTATAAGATGGATCAAGTTCAATGTGTATACCGAGCCAGGTTTAAGCCACTAAGGAATCCTACTACATGGCCTGCTTATAACGGGCATCGATTCGTACCAAATCCGTTCCTGAGACATGTTACCAAAGGTTGCCCAAGGATGACGCGTTTCTTGAACGAGATGGACACGCGAATGTTACGTGGTCCTAGGCAGTGTAGGCAATGTGGGGCCGAGGGCCACATCCGTAGTAGATGCCGTCAATCCAGAGGTGCAATTGCAGGCAACAATGCTCAGTAG
- the LOC112710490 gene encoding uncharacterized protein isoform X1 has product MFPSISSFSFSLLFLLKSRSSGNRDSGIMSTTTMATAVGAAALLYYTLNRRLQSHEIDKDEDHNGNDSQDVVPLGIERVSHRLIQAPATWLETISTLSETLRFTYSETLAKWPIGDLAFGINFLMKKQGKYHVESVFADKDSLQLKGSDITAELKHLLTLLTLCWHFSKKPFPLFLKETGYNDENVLFQEPKAGILKPAFTIIVDHEMRCFLLLIRGTHSIKDTLTAVTGSVVPFHHSVVHQGGVSDLVLGYAHGGMLAAARWIAKLSTPCLLEALSRYPSYNVKIVGHSLGGGTAALLTYILREQKTLSTTTCVAFAPAACMTWELAESGNDFITSVINEADLVPTFSAASADDLRSEVMASAWINDLRTQIQQTRIISTVCRSASALGSRLPSIAAARSKVAGAGAMLQPVSNGTQVVMRRAKSMAQAAWMRPSLNLSSWSCIGPRRRAISHSTSNDEANSPTCSTSNNEESLDQPLYNTKKGVNSENMNIPVSSSIEEWYSEIGCADERSMIDERHADHPSDILEDGRYVDHVNEVLLWHELEHQLYESSNTEEGNVVKEIREEETEITEVSGGQTQSSTSEMKEVHRFFPPGKIMHIVTLHCNASDNENNSSQTSTSSDGREPDETKIGIFQTPRSLYSKIRLSQTMIADHFMPVYRKQIERLIQEVEEEEEEE; this is encoded by the exons ATGTTTCCTTCAATCTCttcgttttctttttcccttttgtttCTTCTGAAGTCACGTTCGTCAG GAAATAGGGATAGTGGAATCATGTCAACTACAACTATGGCTACTGCAGTGGGTGCAGCTGCTCTTTTGTACTACACATTGAATAGGAGATTGCAGTCTCATGAAATAGACAAAGATGAAGATCACAATGGCAATGATTCGCAGGATGTTGTGCCTTTGGGTATCGAACGTGTTTCCCATAGATTAATCCAAGCCCCTGCAACATGGTTAGAGACGATCTCGACGTTGTCGGAGACTCTCAGGTTTACATATTCGGAGACGCTTGCTAAATGGCCTATTGGAGATTTGGCATTTGGTATCAACTTTCTAATGAAGAAGCAG GGAAAGTACCATGTTGAAAGTGTCTTTGCTGATAAGGACAGTTTACAACTGAAAGGATCTGATATTACTGCTGAACTTAAGCATCTCTTAACCTTGTTGACTCTGTGTTGGCATTTTTCAAAAAAGCCCTTCCCTTTGTTCTTGAAAGAAACTGGCTACAATGATGAAAATGTTCTTTTTCAGGAACCAAAAGCAGGA ATTTTGAAACCGGCTTTTACAATAATAGTTGATCATGAGATGAGATGTTTCCTATTATTAATTCGGGGAACACACAGTATCAAGGATACTCTAACAGCTGTTACAGGATCTGTGGTACCCTTTCATCATAGTGTAGTTCATCAGGGAGGTGTTAGTGATCTGGTATTAGGTTATGCGCATGGTGGAATGCTTGCAGCTGCTCGATGGATTGCAAAGCTATCAACTCCATGTCTGCTTGAGGCACTTAGTCGTTACCCTTCCTATAATGTTAAG ATTGTTGGGCACTCCTTGGGTGGTGGCACAGCAGCACTTCTAACTTATATTCTAAGAGAGCAAAAGACACTGTCTACTACTACATGTGTTGCATTTGCTCCAG CTGCTTGTATGACGTGGGAGTTGGCAGAGTCCGGCAATGATTTTATCACTTCTGTTATAAATGAGGCAGACTTAGTGCCTACATTCTCAGCTGCTTCCGCAGATGACTTGCGTTCTGAG GTTATGGCGTCAGCATGGATAAATGACTTGAGGACTCAAATTCAGCAAACAAGAATAATCAGCACTGTCTGTCGATCTGCTTCAGCACTGGGTTCTCGTCTGCCATCCATTGCTGCTGCTAGATCAAAGGTTGCAGGGGCTGGCGCAATGTTGCAACCTGTTTCTAATGGCACCCAG GTGGTTATGAGGAGGGCCAAAAGTATGGCTCAGGCAGCATGGATGCGTCCAAGTCTTAACCTGTCCTCTTGGTCTTGCATAGGGCCTCGTCGTCGAGCGATTTCTCATTCAACCTCCAATGATGAAGCAAACTCCCCCACATGttcaacctctaacaatgaagaaaGTTTGGATCAACCTCTTTATAATACCAAGAAAGGGGTGAATTCCGAGAATATGAACATACCTGTATCTTCGTCTATAGAGGAATGGTATTCCGAAATAGGATGTGCCGATGAAAGGAGTATGATTGATGAGAGACATGCTGATCATCCCAGTGACATTTTGGAAGACGGCCGATATGTGGACCACGTGAATGAAGTGTTATTGTGGCATGAGCTGGAGCATCAGTTGTATGAAAGCTCCAACACTGAAGAGGGTAATGTAGTAAAGGAGATAAGGGAAGAAGAAACAGAAATAACAGAGGTTTCTGGTGGGCAAACCCAGAGCTCTACTTCAGAAATGAAGGAAGTTCACAGGTTTTTCCCTCCTGGAAAGATAATGCACATAGTTACACTTCACTGCAATGCTTCTGATAATGAAAACAATAGTAGCCAAACCTCGACGAGTTCGGATGGTCGCGAGCCAGATGAGACAAAGATTGGGATATTTCAAACTCCAAGGTCTTTATATAGCAAAATTAGACTCTCACAAACCATGATCGCTGACCACTTCATGCCGGTTTATAGAAAGCAGATCGAAAGACTGATTCAAGAagtggaggaagaggaggaggaggaataa
- the LOC112710490 gene encoding uncharacterized protein isoform X2 gives MSTTTMATAVGAAALLYYTLNRRLQSHEIDKDEDHNGNDSQDVVPLGIERVSHRLIQAPATWLETISTLSETLRFTYSETLAKWPIGDLAFGINFLMKKQGKYHVESVFADKDSLQLKGSDITAELKHLLTLLTLCWHFSKKPFPLFLKETGYNDENVLFQEPKAGILKPAFTIIVDHEMRCFLLLIRGTHSIKDTLTAVTGSVVPFHHSVVHQGGVSDLVLGYAHGGMLAAARWIAKLSTPCLLEALSRYPSYNVKIVGHSLGGGTAALLTYILREQKTLSTTTCVAFAPAACMTWELAESGNDFITSVINEADLVPTFSAASADDLRSEVMASAWINDLRTQIQQTRIISTVCRSASALGSRLPSIAAARSKVAGAGAMLQPVSNGTQVVMRRAKSMAQAAWMRPSLNLSSWSCIGPRRRAISHSTSNDEANSPTCSTSNNEESLDQPLYNTKKGVNSENMNIPVSSSIEEWYSEIGCADERSMIDERHADHPSDILEDGRYVDHVNEVLLWHELEHQLYESSNTEEGNVVKEIREEETEITEVSGGQTQSSTSEMKEVHRFFPPGKIMHIVTLHCNASDNENNSSQTSTSSDGREPDETKIGIFQTPRSLYSKIRLSQTMIADHFMPVYRKQIERLIQEVEEEEEEE, from the exons ATGTCAACTACAACTATGGCTACTGCAGTGGGTGCAGCTGCTCTTTTGTACTACACATTGAATAGGAGATTGCAGTCTCATGAAATAGACAAAGATGAAGATCACAATGGCAATGATTCGCAGGATGTTGTGCCTTTGGGTATCGAACGTGTTTCCCATAGATTAATCCAAGCCCCTGCAACATGGTTAGAGACGATCTCGACGTTGTCGGAGACTCTCAGGTTTACATATTCGGAGACGCTTGCTAAATGGCCTATTGGAGATTTGGCATTTGGTATCAACTTTCTAATGAAGAAGCAG GGAAAGTACCATGTTGAAAGTGTCTTTGCTGATAAGGACAGTTTACAACTGAAAGGATCTGATATTACTGCTGAACTTAAGCATCTCTTAACCTTGTTGACTCTGTGTTGGCATTTTTCAAAAAAGCCCTTCCCTTTGTTCTTGAAAGAAACTGGCTACAATGATGAAAATGTTCTTTTTCAGGAACCAAAAGCAGGA ATTTTGAAACCGGCTTTTACAATAATAGTTGATCATGAGATGAGATGTTTCCTATTATTAATTCGGGGAACACACAGTATCAAGGATACTCTAACAGCTGTTACAGGATCTGTGGTACCCTTTCATCATAGTGTAGTTCATCAGGGAGGTGTTAGTGATCTGGTATTAGGTTATGCGCATGGTGGAATGCTTGCAGCTGCTCGATGGATTGCAAAGCTATCAACTCCATGTCTGCTTGAGGCACTTAGTCGTTACCCTTCCTATAATGTTAAG ATTGTTGGGCACTCCTTGGGTGGTGGCACAGCAGCACTTCTAACTTATATTCTAAGAGAGCAAAAGACACTGTCTACTACTACATGTGTTGCATTTGCTCCAG CTGCTTGTATGACGTGGGAGTTGGCAGAGTCCGGCAATGATTTTATCACTTCTGTTATAAATGAGGCAGACTTAGTGCCTACATTCTCAGCTGCTTCCGCAGATGACTTGCGTTCTGAG GTTATGGCGTCAGCATGGATAAATGACTTGAGGACTCAAATTCAGCAAACAAGAATAATCAGCACTGTCTGTCGATCTGCTTCAGCACTGGGTTCTCGTCTGCCATCCATTGCTGCTGCTAGATCAAAGGTTGCAGGGGCTGGCGCAATGTTGCAACCTGTTTCTAATGGCACCCAG GTGGTTATGAGGAGGGCCAAAAGTATGGCTCAGGCAGCATGGATGCGTCCAAGTCTTAACCTGTCCTCTTGGTCTTGCATAGGGCCTCGTCGTCGAGCGATTTCTCATTCAACCTCCAATGATGAAGCAAACTCCCCCACATGttcaacctctaacaatgaagaaaGTTTGGATCAACCTCTTTATAATACCAAGAAAGGGGTGAATTCCGAGAATATGAACATACCTGTATCTTCGTCTATAGAGGAATGGTATTCCGAAATAGGATGTGCCGATGAAAGGAGTATGATTGATGAGAGACATGCTGATCATCCCAGTGACATTTTGGAAGACGGCCGATATGTGGACCACGTGAATGAAGTGTTATTGTGGCATGAGCTGGAGCATCAGTTGTATGAAAGCTCCAACACTGAAGAGGGTAATGTAGTAAAGGAGATAAGGGAAGAAGAAACAGAAATAACAGAGGTTTCTGGTGGGCAAACCCAGAGCTCTACTTCAGAAATGAAGGAAGTTCACAGGTTTTTCCCTCCTGGAAAGATAATGCACATAGTTACACTTCACTGCAATGCTTCTGATAATGAAAACAATAGTAGCCAAACCTCGACGAGTTCGGATGGTCGCGAGCCAGATGAGACAAAGATTGGGATATTTCAAACTCCAAGGTCTTTATATAGCAAAATTAGACTCTCACAAACCATGATCGCTGACCACTTCATGCCGGTTTATAGAAAGCAGATCGAAAGACTGATTCAAGAagtggaggaagaggaggaggaggaataa
- the LOC112710492 gene encoding subtilisin-like protease SBT1.4 produces MALTRSFSSCFSSLLFLFCVLASFSSSTSDASSSDAPHTYIIHVSKSQKPSHFASPHHWYHSILRSLPSSVDQTTLLYTYNYALHGFSVRLTAAQAASLQRNPAILSVVPDQIRHPHTTHTPRFLGLAESFGIWPDSDYADDVIIGVLDTGIWPELRSFSDDGLSAVPSSWKGVCETGSDFPASSCNKKIIGARAFYKGYEAFREKPIDESTESKSARDTEGHGTHTASTAAGSVVSNASLFHYAQGEARGMATKARIAAYKICWSMGCFDSDILAAMDQAVADGVHVISLSVGANGYAPPYSHDSIAVGAFGAAQHGVLVSCSAGNSGPGPFTAVNIAPWILTVGASTVDREFPADVVLGDGSVFGGVSLYYGQELPDFKLPLVYASDCGNRLCYIGSLEPSKVQGKIVVCDRGVNARVEKGSAVKLAGGLGMILANTEENGEELLADAHLIPATMVGQTAGDKIKQYIKTSQSPTATIEFRGTVIGSSPSAPQVASFSSRGPNHLTPEILKPDVIAPGVNILAGWTGKIGPTDLEIDPRRVEFNIISGTSMSCPHASGIAALLRKAYPSFTPAAIKSALMTTAYNVDNSGGKIKDLGTGGESNPFIHGAGHVDPNRALNPGLVYDLDIDDYVAFLCSIGYDNKDIAVFVREATSSDICETKVARTGKLTSPGDLNYPSFAVEFGADHGEVKYKRVVTNVGSSVDAVYNVKVVAPPGVEVVVSPSKLVFSAENKTQAFEVTFTRGVGNTVSSSFGSIEWSDGSHSVRSPIAVRWREGLSSSI; encoded by the exons ATGGCTTTAACTCGTTCTTTCTCTTCatgtttctcttctcttctcttcctcttctgtGTCCTAGCTTCTTTCTCATCCTCCACTTCTGACGCATCATCATCCGACGCTCCACACACCTACATCATCCACGTGTCAAAATCACAGAAGCCATCTCACTTCGCCTCTCCCCACCACTGGTACCACTCTATCCTCCGTTCCCTCCCTTCCTCCGTTGACCAGACCACCCTCCTATACACCTACAACTACGCCCTCCATGGCTTCTCCGTTCGCCTAACCGCCGCGCAGGCCGCCTCCCTCCAGCGCAACCCAGCCATCCTCTCCGTCGTGCCGGACCAAATCCGCCACCCCCACACCACCCACACCCCTCGCTTCCTTGGCCTCGCCGAATCCTTCGGGATATGGCCAGATTCCGACTATGCCGACGACGTCATCATCGGAGTCCTCGACACGGGGATCTGGCCGGAGCTCCGAAGCTTCTCCGACGACGGCCTCTCCGCCGTCCCTTCCTCCTGGAAAGGCGTGTGCGAAACTGGTTCCGACTTTCCCGCTTCCTCATGCAACAAGAAGATCATAGGCGCCAGAGCCTTCTACAAAGGCTACGAGGCTTTCCGCGAGAAGCCCATCGATGAATCCACAGAATCCAAGTCTGCTAg GGACACTGAAGGCCATGGAACGCACACTGCTTCAACCGCCGCTGGTTCCGTCGTTTCTAATGCGAGCTTGTTCCACTATGCACAGGGCGAAGCCAGAGGTATGGCTACAAAGGCTAGAATTGCAGCATACAAGATCTGCTGGTCAATGGGGTGTTTTGATTCTGATATTCTTGCTGCCATGGATCAAGCTGTTGCTGATGGAGTCCATGTAATTTCCCTCTCTGTTGGTGCAAACGGTTATGCGCCACCGTACTCTCATGATTCGATCGCCGTTGGTGCGTTCGGTGCAGCGCAGCACGGCGTTCTTGTTTCTTGTTCTGCCGGCAATTCCGGTCCCGGTCCGTTCACTGCCGTGAACATTGCTCCCTGGATTTTGACCGTTGGCGCTTCTACCGTTGACAGGGAGTTTCCTGCTGACGTGGTTCTTGGAGATGGGAGTGTTTTTGGAGGGGTTTCTTTGTACTACGGCCAAGAGTTGCCTGATTTTAAGCTTCCTTTGGTTTATGCCTCGGATTGTGGAAACAGGCTGTGCTACATTGGGTCTCTAGAACCTTCCAAGGTTCAAGGAAAAATAGTTGTTTGTGACAGGGGAGTGAATGCTAGAGTTGAGAAAGGTAGTGCGGTGAAGCTTGCTGGTGGGTTGGGAATGATATTAGCCAACACTGAAGAGAATGGTGAGGAGCTTCTCGCGGATGCACATCTTATTCCGGCAACCATGGTGGGTCAAACCGCAGGAGACAAGATCAAGCAATACATAAAAACAAGCCAATCTCCAACTGCAACAATAGAGTTCAGAGGCACTGTCATTGGTTCTTCACCTTCTGCTCCACAAGTTGCTTCATTCTCTAGCCGCGGACCGAACCATCTCACGCCGGAGATTCTTAAGCCGGATGTTATAGCCCCTGGTGTTAACATTTTGGCAGGGTGGACTGGGAAGATAGGACCTACTGATTTAGAAATTGATCCTAGACGAGTCGAATTCAACATTATTTCGGGTACTTCTATGTCTTGCCCCCATGCTAGTGGCATCGCTGCATTGCTTAGGAAGGCATATCCATCTTTTACACCTGCTGCTATAAAATCTGCTTTGATGACAACCGCTTATAATGTCGATAACTCGGGGGGTAAAATTAAGGATCTTGGAACTGGTGGAGAGTCAAACCCTTTCATTCATGGTGCTGGACATGTTGATCCAAACAGGGCACTCAATCCTGGTTTGGTTTATGATTTGGACATTGATGACTACGTTGCATTCCTATGCTCAATTGGGTATGACAATAAGGATATTGCTGTTTTTGTTAGGGAGGCTACTAGTTCAGACATTTGCGAAACTAAAGTAGCTAGGACTGGTAAGTTAACTAGTCCCGGTGATCTGAATTACCCGTCTTTCGCGGTTGAGTTTGGTGCGGATCATGGCGAGGTTAAGTACAAACGGGTTGTTACTAACGTGGGGAGTTCGGTTGATGCTGTTTACAATGTGAAAGTTGTTGCTCCTCCTGGTGTCGAAGTTGTAGTGTCACCAAGCAAGCTTGTGTTTAGTGCTGAAAACAAGACACAAGCATTTGAGGTAACGTTTACTAGAGGGGTTGGGAATACGGTTTCTTCAAGTTTTGGGTCCATTGAGTGGAGTGATGGAAGCCACAGTGTGAGGAGCCCGATTGCTGTAAGATGGAGAGAAGGACTCTCATCATCCATTTGA